The genomic DNA TACTTATATGATGGtcaataatgtttttaaagattcatGAAAGGGAGTGAACAAATGAGCTAAGTTGCCTCCTAATGGTACAAATGATACCATCATTCAGTTACTTACAAATTACATTGAAATATCAAGTCTTCAGCCCTAAAGCCCTGTaggtaaaaacaaaaagcaaagagtaAAAGTGTTTTCCATtctgtatttgggcttccctggtggctccactgataaggaatctgcctgcaatgcaggagacccgggtttgaccctgggtcaggaagatcccctggagaagggaatagctaccctctccagtattcttgcctggagaattccatggacagaggagcctggtgggctatagtccatggggtctcaaaaagtcaaacacaactaacactttcacacactttcacattttgtcatttgggttttccctggtggcttagtggtaaagaattttctgGTGGCTCCtgtccgcaatgcaggagatgcaggttctatccctggatcagcaagatctcctggagaaggaaatgacaccgcactctagtattcttgcctgggaaatcccatggacagaggaatctggcaggctatagtccatggggttgcaaaagagcaggaaatgatttagcaactaaacaacaacaacattctgtcATTTACTATGAGTAGGAAGTGATGGAGCTCTCATTTTGGATTCtttaataaaaatggaatatGTCTTTAACTTATTAAAATCATAGCAAGACTTCATCAAGTCTTCCTTTGAGAATATTCAAGTGCCCCCATTGAAATGACTATGACTGCCTTATCCAGAGGCTGTGCTTTTGTTGTAGAACACTGCTTTCATTGACTTTTGAACAAAATTGGGCAAAACAGAATGAATTTCTCCCTCATCAGTCTTGATGACTTTCTAAAACCTCATGCATTTTGATGgttaaaattaatgaaactgTATAATAGTGTTAAGCACCTTGGACTTTCAGAACAACGGCCTTCTAGAAGAACAAAGTATCATAATTAATGACACGTCATTCACAGTTTTCATCAGTAATGTAAGGTTTCAGCCACTTTAATAGGAATTCAGTTAAGAACTCAATGCAGAGAGAAAGGCTATTAGAGGAGGTGCTGTACagtaatatcttttgcttctaagGAAAAAGGTAAATCACACTAAAACTCATCAAAAAGACTAGCTGAGAGGTTCAGAAGGAGGTGAGCTACCATCCACTTACTGAATTTCTCCAAGGTTTGTCATCAGTGAGGTCACTGGTGGGCTCTGCTCTCTGCAGTGGGTTCCAGTGGGTTCCAGTCACAGCCAAGTCTCCCCCTTCTGGACACCCTGCTTCATGCTCCAAACtgcacctttttttctttttttttttcctttcgttTCTCCTCTTGCTCCACATCCCCAGTCTACGTTAGGTTTCACTGCCTCGGGGTCTTCATTGTGCTATGCTGAGCTGCTCAGCCAAGTGcataaataaagaaatgacaCCTTGCTGTGGTGAACTAATTTACATCATTACCACTAACAGTGAGAATTATAACGCCAGGTGGCAAACCAGTGGGGAAGTATTTTTCCCTGAATACACGTTGTTAGTCTTATCAAAGAAACCATGGGGGATGGTAGTATATAGTGAGTCAACAACTGTTTGTAATttttgcagattctttacacaaAAATACTACTCTCGGGTAAAATCTCTCTGGGAACTTAATATATTTCAGTCAGATTCACTGAATGACTTTCTTAATGACACTTTATGTGACTGCTTTTGTTAGAGGGAAATTATGAGAAATTCTCCTGGGGGGAAaaaattgaagttaaaaaaattcaattttgtcATCTAAATCAGTCAGCTATGTTTTATCTGTGGGAAAAAATCTAGGGTGCAAAGAAATGCCTgatgaaaataaaggaagaggGCATTTACTATTATTACAGTTACTTGTACACAGTAACTGATATACCCAGGGGCATATAAGGAATTGATTACATTACAGCTCTACCAATAACTCTGAGAGTTTGCTCAAGACTTTTGAGATCCCCAATGACGAGAAGAGGGCACAGATACCATGATGCAGAAAGGGTTGTGGTTATATAGTGTGAAGTGGTACTTATTACTAAAGAAAATCTCAGactgtttttctgtctctgattTGAAACAACTGTCTAGTCCTTGAATTGTTGACTTGATTCTGGAGATTCTTGGAAAGTCTTTGTTATATTATTCTGTACGGGGAGTTCCCGCCAACCACATtagtttctcttttgtttgtggTTTACTTTACAAAGTAGATCAAAGCACATTTTCAGTCCAATTGTTGAGGTTCACTTTTCAGTCTCATTCCAGACAACACAACTCTAGCTAGGAAGCATTTACTAGACAACATGAGACTTCAAACCCAGCTAGAATCCAGAGATACTAAACAAAACGCTACAGTGCAGGAAAATGTTTCATCTTTTGTTTTCACAGTTTCTGAAGTTTTGTAGTCCAAAATACCCAATAAATAATTGTAATTTAGAATTTGGGTAAAATGCAGAAATGGAGAAGTAAGATTGCTGCAGTTACATTCTTTAGTAACTTAAtactaaatattattaaaaattgacCACATTTTACTAAATTCAAACAACAGTCAAGGATTGTCTGATTCATACTACATGTTGATATTGATGTAAGTTCAAATTCTGTGTTAGGAAGTTAACACTGAAAGATTGAGTTCATTTGAGCTTTATTCTGAAAGGCAATTTTCTTGCTGCAGTATAAATCTGCTAATAACAAATGAGCAAAGTGGATGGTAGCTGGTAACTTTAAACGTTTGTGGCTTTAAGATCATAGTTCAAAAGGATTAAGCAAATGTGATAACAAAGGTAACACAAATATAACCTTTATTCTCTTTCAAAAACCCAAAGAGGACCTGGAACCATATTCATTGATTTAATCAGAATACCTTTAATTTTGTagactcatttaaaattttatagcaaTGAATACTGTAAAAATGATAGTAATATACATGGTTCTTCTCAACTAAGTAGTAAAAAAAATGTGGTAAATTATAAAGAAGCAACTACTTGATCAAAAAttcatgataaataaaaattactctaCATACATATGATCATATATACACAGCCTAAAATCACACTACAAAATCTGGCAGTAAAACTGTGTCATATTCAGGAGTTGGGAAGCCAACATACTGGgattataatatattttttggTTTATGTAAATACTGGGACAGAATCTCTTAAGTCACAACTGTTCCAGAAGATCCAACAGATGTCAGCGAACATGCATGTTGTCTATGtctgttatttttcaaagaaccagaagaataaaataaaattaatataaattattcagTACAATTCAATATTTCTGTgactcaattaaaacaaaaaccaaaaaacttcaAAGTATTGCCCTGCCttatgccgctgctgctgctgctaagtcgcttcagttgtgtctgactctgtgcaaccccgtagacggcagtccaccaggctcccctgtacctgggattctccaggcaagaacactggcaagAGCAAAAATTGTACTAACTGGAAAGTAGCCATAATAGGGAATAGGCACTAAGAGTTCTGATAGAATACCGAGTAACTGTTTGCTTTCAGCAAATAAACTTGTGCAGATGATCtcactttttaaagttcttttgccataaaagggtttttaaaaattctattatcTTACAGTAACTTTATATACCAATATATTAAAAGGAGTTTAGAGTAGTCAAAGTTTAACATTATCTCAATGGTTCAAATAATTTTTGAGTCTAGTTTACATAAGACTAATTTCTTAGCATTCACTTCaacatattattaaaaacaaacatggttCATTTGAGAACATTAACTTTTTTTAGACACAAGGGAAAAGGTATGAACAACATAAGCATAAAAAAATCACTAAGCATAAAAAATCATTTAGATGACAAGACTGAGTCACAATATGACTTTAGGAAAAACATTTTCCCTCTAAGGTCCCCTCCAGCTATCTGATTCTAAGGTTAAAACCTGCCCACTGAATTGTACAAACTGACCTGACATTTTCAAGTCTCTACACAGtacctggcaaaaaaaaaaaaaaaaaaaaatcaatttcttgcACTAAAATATCAAATGAATTGTTGCAAAACCCGGCTCTGCAAATCTGTATGCCAACTAGCTGTTTTCACTACTCTGCATGTTACAGAGAGCTTCCTATGTTCAAGGAGGAGTGAGACCAAACTGGGAACATTATGCTTGTCACTGCCCCTGGGAAAAGATGACCACCTGAAAACCTGGACGGGCAGTGATGGAGTCACACCTAGCCTCAGACATATAAGGAAATAGGCAACAGTATCCTACTTGCTGCCTGGTTCAGGGCACTGATTCCTTTGAGGGAATACAGAAGGAATCTCCAGATGGGTTTGTTAAAACTGCAGCTTCGAGGGGCTCACTAAAGCCTTAATGTGTCAGAATTTCTGGGGATGGGGCCTTCTAATctatctacattttaaaacagcatgttctcctccccttctccatgCCTCTGCTGGTTATTTGTAGGCTTCACTCTCTACActtacccccaccccccaagaaaagaaaaccactgtACTACAGTGGTTAAAGCTCTAGCTTCAGAGTCAGAATCAGAACCAGGAGCCAATGAGTAGCTGTTAGATCTCGAAAGAGTTCTTTGACATCTACAGGTCTGTCTCTTCATCAGATGGAGTTTGAATAAGAATGTATAAGCAAGCGTCCATTCCTCGCTCAAAGAACCTAACATGTCCACTCGTGAAAGAGATGGGGGAAATTTGTAGGAATGTCTCGCTCTAGCAGTTCAAACACCCTAAAAGAGCCTGGAAGCGCCTGATCAGGtgtcaatttctctctctctggtccCCTCATCCACAATAGGAGGCAGTGTGAGGCGAAGTTGGAATTGGGTGACAGTCGAgagggagaaacctaaagaagtTTGCAAGAGTTTTGGCAAGGAGCAGAAAGGGTACTTTGAAAGCAGGAATCACTCGTCGTCCTCCTCGTCCTCGTTCTGGTCCTGGTAGCGAATGTAGACGACCAGCATGACAAAGCCCACGAAGATGCAGAGGGAGCCGACCAGCAGGTAGGCGATGCCCAGGAATGGATTCTTGCCGCCCATCCACGAGATGCTGCTGAAGATGAGGCGTTTGTGGCCGCTGAAGGCGCGCACCGGGTAGTTGTAGGTGATGTTGACGCGGTAGGCGCCCCGCGGCAGCCCGGCCGAGTAGTTGCCCTGGCGGATGCGCGCGTACAGCTTGCGGAACGTGGGCAGCGCAGCGGTGCGCATCCACACCACGAAATCCTGGTTGATGAAGCCGGTGTTGTTGGGGTCGGGGCTCAGCTCGTAGACCGGCCGGTGCCAGTTGGGCGGGGGCGCGGTGCCCCGGAAGGCCAGCGCCAGGCTGCCGTTCACCAGCGGCGGGTTGCGGAACTTGACGTGGTAGTCGGTCCACCAAGCGATGCCGGTGCGGTCGAGCGGCACCTCGACGTAGGGCCCGTTGGGCTGGCGCTGGTGCCACAGCGAGAAGGAGTCGTTGAAGAGGCTGTTGGCGATGGCGCCGCAGGGCGCGATGGGCAGGCCGGCCGCGCTGTACTGGTAGGGGGCGCACTCGTTGACCGGGTGGCGCAGCGAGCTCGGCAGCCCGCTCAGCTGCGAGTCGTCGCGGGACACGCCGTAGCGCCGGTTGTTCTGGTAGAAATTGGTCAGCTCGTAGTAGAGGTACACGGGGCCCTGGAAGAGCTCGGGCAGCGAGAAGTACCAGGCGCACGAGCAGGGGGGCGGCGGGGCGCGGCCCTGGCCGGCCGTAGCGCACACCGAGCAGTTGCCGGTACCCGGGTCGCCGGTGTAGTCGTACGCGAGCTCCTTGATGCCGTTGGAGGAGTAGTagaggcccaggcccaggccgaTGAAGGCCAGGCCGGCGCAGAAGAAGAGCGGCAGCGCGATGCTGGCCGACAGCAGCGGGTGCCAGGCGGGGAGGCGCTGCTGCGTGAACGCGGTGTTGTCGGGCTGGTGGGCGCCCCGGGCGGTGGCGCTCCAGGTCATGGCGCCGCGCGGACCCACGGAGGGGCGCTCGGGTGCTGCGGCCCGGCGGGGTGCCTCGCCCTCCGCGCTGGGCGAGCCTGGGGCTACTCCCGGGGCGGTTTCCGCTGGCTCAGGTGAGTTCTGGCCCCGGCCCGGCCTCAGGCCCCTGCACAGGTGAGTCTTGGTACCAGGTTCTTCTGGCGGTGGCTGGATCCCCTCAGTTCCGCCGCGGCCCAGGTGCTCGACCGGCTCCGCCCCTGCGGGTAATCGCAAGCCGCGCCCCGCCTCTTCTGGGGTGAGTAGGGCGGGCGTTCCCTTCCCTCACCTGGCGGATCCAGGGTTCGCTTGTCCTCTCGATTCAGGTGGGTCCGGacaccagctcctcctcctcgaGGTGAGTGGCGGCCCCAGGCTGCTTCTGAGTGGCTCCTACCTTGCTCAGGTACTTCTTCCCTTCCGCTTTCTATGTGACCAGAGTGCCTGGGCCAGTCTTGCCCGAAATCATAGAAGCTGCAGCTTCTAGCACAAAGTTCCACTGAGGGATTGCATCGTGCGTCCTGGAGCCTTGAAGTTTACAGGTAATTAATCCTCTTTTATCTAAAAGGCGGGACCAGTGTCTCTAGCGACTCTTGTCTTTGTAGGTTAATTTAAGGACCCTTTTCAGTTATCTTTCAGGGATAAATGTTAATGTCCGAAGAATCACACTGTAGTAAATCTGTTTGGAATTCCATGCCTGCATTCaaattctagcttttttttttttttttttaaagggaaaatgatTTTCCAGCTAGGTGCCCCAATCTGGCTGTAGGactaaaaaaagtgaaaagttctctaaaaataaaatgacacttAGAGAATTAAAGATGCAAGAGGTTCAGAGCCTTTAAATATCTCTAGCTGCTGGAGAAACCgaacaaacagaaaaatgcacTTACatgtaatttctttctcttttcagatTGTTTGCctgactggggggaaaaaaaagccttaTCCAAAGTACCAAAAGACCTACTGCTATCCACAGTCAAGGATGTTATGACTTTTGGCCTAAGAAGGTGAACTACAAGGATTTGTATTTCTTAGTGCAGAGAAAACCCAAATTAGTTCTGAACATTGCTTGGGATTCCAGCTTTTATATCTAGGTTGGTACAATATACACAAGAAGGTGTCAGGCCATTTCAACTTTGTGCTAAATCCTTCTCAGGTACTGAggtgtttctgtctctcttcctgctcataaaatgcaaataacttaaatattttctatattaccGTTCTGCACCTAGAATAATATATCACATTCTGGAGTCAATTGAAATTTGGAAAGTTAGAATACTTGCTAAATTAaacaacaggatttttttttgtttgtatatatatatatattttatttttcttttttatttttcttaactccaaaaatattttgtattgggatatagccaattaacaatgttgtgataattttagGTGAGCAGTGAAGgaaactcagtcatacatatacatatatccattctctcccaaaccccatcccatccaggctgacacataacattgagcagagttctgtgtgctatacaataggcttttgttggttatccattttaaatatggcagtgtgtacatgaccttttcaaagtccctaactatcccttccccactgcaaccatgagttcattttctgtgagtctctttctgttttataatttcatttgtatcatttctttttagatcccacatataaaggatgttatatgatatttctccttgtctgtctgacttacttcacttagtatgacactCTTTtaagtccacccatgttgctgcaagtggctttatttcatttttaatggctgagtagtattccattgtatttatataccatgtctttatccattcctctgttgatggacattgaagttgtttccatatcttggtcaTTGTAAACAGTGTGCAATGATCATTggggtgtatatatcttttcaggccttgtttttctctggatacatggtcaggagtggaattgcagggtcttatggtggctctatttttagtttttaagaaacctgcatactgttctccatagtggctgtaccaatttacattctctccacaccctctccagcatttgatGTTTGTGGATATTTTGATAGTAGCCactctaactggtgtgaggtgatatctcattgtagctttgatttgcatttttcaaataagtggtgattttgaacatcttttcatgtgcctgttggccatctgtacatcCTCTTTAGAGAactgtctattcaggtcttctgcccattttttgagcagatgtttgttttgatgctataAAGTGTCATAAGCTGTTTGTAagttttggagactaatcccttatcagtcacatcatttgcaagcactttctcccaatctgtgggttgtctttttgttttgtttccctgatagctcagttggtaaagaatctgcttgcaatgcaggagacactggttcagttcctgggttgggaagatctactggagaagggataggctacccactcctgtattcctgggcttcccttgtgggtcagctggtaaagaatctgcctgcaatgcaggagaccctgggttcaatccctgggttggaaagattacCTGGAGAGGAAACGGtgtacctactccagtattctggcttggagaattccatggactatatagtctgtgggaaagagtcagacatgactgagcaactttcactttttcctgctgtgtgaaagcttttaagttggtctcatttgtttatttttacttttatttccattattctgggagatcaattaaaaaagatcttgctgtgatttatgtcagagattgTTCTactaatgttttcctctaagagttttatagtgtctgatgtaacatttaggtctttaattggGAATTTTGTTTTTAGCATTTTTCAAGTGTCAGTCTTATTATGCTAGGGAATGTAGAAGACAAAAGACAATTAGACTAAAAAGGACCCTTGACATCAAGGCCTTTTGCAGTCTAATAGAAGACATATTACTTAAGAGTAAGAAAGACTCAAAATAGAGAAGAGACAGCATATACTTAAGTACCTGATTATACTTTACAAgaatgatattaaaattaaaaagtaatcttTGAATAATGGAAAATTCACTCTGTctgattgaaaaaaatgaatgcagtTTGGAAGCTTTAGCTTTTAGAGCAGACTGAGGGAG from Ovis aries strain OAR_USU_Benz2616 breed Rambouillet chromosome 7, ARS-UI_Ramb_v3.0, whole genome shotgun sequence includes the following:
- the TMEM30B gene encoding cell cycle control protein 50B, with amino-acid sequence MTWSATARGAHQPDNTAFTQQRLPAWHPLLSASIALPLFFCAGLAFIGLGLGLYYSSNGIKELAYDYTGDPGTGNCSVCATAGQGRAPPPPCSCAWYFSLPELFQGPVYLYYELTNFYQNNRRYGVSRDDSQLSGLPSSLRHPVNECAPYQYSAAGLPIAPCGAIANSLFNDSFSLWHQRQPNGPYVEVPLDRTGIAWWTDYHVKFRNPPLVNGSLALAFRGTAPPPNWHRPVYELSPDPNNTGFINQDFVVWMRTAALPTFRKLYARIRQGNYSAGLPRGAYRVNITYNYPVRAFSGHKRLIFSSISWMGGKNPFLGIAYLLVGSLCIFVGFVMLVVYIRYQDQNEDEEDDE